The window TCTGTTTGCCAAGGAAACACGTGAAAGCGGAAACGCCCGACAGTCCTTCATTCTCGCCACCAGCTACGTGACCGCCATCGGCTGGTCCTTTTTCCTGGGTGTTTTTTTCCTGGCCTCTCCCGCGATTCGGCTGCTGTACGGCTCGCAGTGGGACGGCGCGGTGGAGCTCACTCGCCTCATTGCCCTCGGCATGGCGGCCGGCATCCCCGCGGCCCTGTGCCCCACTGCCTTGTTGGCCTCGGGCCGCGTGACGGCCAGCCTGAAGGCGACCATCATGGTTGCCGTGCAATACGTCGGCTTCATCGCCGTCGGAGCCGTCCTGGGCCTGCATTTCGTGGGCTACGCGTTCATCCTGGCGAACCTCGTCAGCGCATCCATCTGGCTGACGGTCACACAGAAGGAGATCGGTTTCGACAGGCGTCAGTTGGGCCGCACGCTACTTCACAGTGCCATGGCCGCGGTCGCTGCGGCCATGGCACCAGCGCTGGTGTTCTTTTGGCTGGGCGCTACGCCTGATGACCGCATCCTGCCGCTGGCCATTGCGGTGCCAGGCAGCATTGCAATCTTCGTGGCCGCGGTCATCGTCTGCAGACACCCGTTGCTGCGTGAATTGCAGCGGGTCTGGCCCAAACTCGCGTCGGTAGGGCAAGGCGCCTGAGCGAGACGCCATCGACCAACCTGCGCTGTCGAATCAGGACGGAACGATTCGGCCTAACAACTGAGCCAACGCTTCTGACCTGCCACGCCTCGACGCCCGCAGCACAGCATCGCGCGCTGGCAAGACGGCCCGCCGTTCACGAATACCGTCCAGGAAAGCCGGAAGCAAGGCTTCGATTTCCTCGGTCACGTCGAGGCGGGCTATCGCATCCAATCCGGCGCCACGCAACACCCCTGCTGTGTCGCCGGCCGGGTCAGTCAGCCCGATGATGGGTTTGCCGGCGCGCAGGTATTCGTAGATCTTGGCCGGTATCTGGGCATTGCAATTGCTCGCCTGCATGACCAGCAAGGCATCGACCGACAGCATTTCGGCCAACGCCTCGCGATACGGCACCGGAGGACACATCTCGATGAATTCGGCCACACCAAACCTCGTTGCCAATGAGCTCAGCAAGCTATCGTGGACGGAGGCACGAAAGCGAATCCGCACATCAGTGGGTTTGAGCCGTCCGCTGGCCGAAAGCCGCTGCAGGGCCATGAACAATTGCGTCGGATCTCGCTCCGACGGGTAGACGATGCCGCTGTGCAAGAGAATCAGCGGACGCTGCCCGTTCGGGTTCTTTTCCGGCAAGAGTGACAAGCCAGAACCAGAAAAACTCTCCTCGTCATAGCCGTTTTCCAGCACCTCCACCCGTTCCGCAGCATCAGGATACCGTTCGCGATAGATGGCGGCAGCCCCTGGGGTGGTGAAGACGGAGTGTCGGGCTTGCAGCAACGCGGTTTCCTCGATGCGC of the Rhodoferax koreense genome contains:
- a CDS encoding glycosyltransferase, with the protein product MKKILMIAYHFPPLAGSSGIQRTLRFVQHLPALGWQPVVLTADPRAYEQTSEDLMRDVPASTPVCRAFALDTARHLNIKGRYPGWMARPDRWISWRFDAVRQGMRLIREHRPDVIWSTYPIATAHVIAQTLHRNTGIPWVADFRDPMAQEGYPSDPQTWRSYQRIEETALLQARHSVFTTPGAAAIYRERYPDAAERVEVLENGYDEESFSGSGLSLLPEKNPNGQRPLILLHSGIVYPSERDPTQLFMALQRLSASGRLKPTDVRIRFRASVHDSLLSSLATRFGVAEFIEMCPPVPYREALAEMLSVDALLVMQASNCNAQIPAKIYEYLRAGKPIIGLTDPAGDTAGVLRGAGLDAIARLDVTEEIEALLPAFLDGIRERRAVLPARDAVLRASRRGRSEALAQLLGRIVPS